The following DNA comes from Dehalococcoidia bacterium.
AAGCGTTGAAGGTCAAAGTGATTGACCGCAGCGCCTTGATACTGGACATCTTCGCCAAGCACGCCCGCACCCGCGCAGGGCGTCTGCAGGTAGAGTTGGCCCAGCATCAGTACCTTTTGCCCCGCCTGGTGGGTCAGTGGGCACACCTGGAGCGGCTTGGGGGTGGCATCGGCACCCGGGGGCCCGGCGAAAGCCAGTTGGAGACCGACCGTCGCCTTATCCGCAAGCGCATTCAACGCCTGGAGAACGCCCTTCAAGAGGTGCGGGCACAGAGG
Coding sequences within:
- the hflX gene encoding GTPase HflX, with protein sequence MLVGVEVKGSHPPIPLEDSVEELAQLADTAGALVVGRLLQRIERPSPFYLGRGKLQELQALKEATQATLVIFDDELTPGQQRNLEEALKVKVIDRSALILDIFAKHARTRAGRLQVELAQHQYLLPRLVGQWAHLERLGGGIGTRGPGESQLETDRRLIRKRIQRLENALQEVRAQR